The Canis lupus dingo isolate Sandy chromosome 11, ASM325472v2, whole genome shotgun sequence genome includes a region encoding these proteins:
- the LMNB1 gene encoding lamin-B1 isoform X2, producing MKLREYEAALNSKDAALATALGDKKSLEGDLEDLKDQIAQLEASLAAAKKQLADETLLKVDLENRCQSLTEDLEFRKNMYEEEINETRRKHETRLVEVDSGRQIEYEYKLAQALHEMREQHDAQVKLYKEELEQTYHAKLENARLSSEMNTSTVNSAREELMESRMRIESLSSQLSNLQKESRACLERIQELEDLLAKERDNSRRMLSDKEREMAEIRDQMQQQLNDYEQLLDVKLALDMEISAYRKLLEGEEERLKLSPSPSSRVTVSRASSSRSVRTTRGKRKRVDVEESEASSSVSISHSASATGNVCIEEIDVDGKFIRLKNTSEQDQPMGGWEMIRKIGDTSVSYKYTSRYVLKAGQTVTIWAANAGVTASPPTDLIWKNQNSWGTGEDVKVILKNSQGEEVAQRSTVFKTTIPEEEEEEEEAPEVVVEEELFHQQGTPRASNRSCAIM from the exons TTGGAAGCCTCCTTGGCTGCTGCCAAAAAACAGTTAGCAGATGAAACTTTACTTAAAGTGGATTTAGAGAATCGCTGTCAGAGCCTTACCGAGGACCTGGAGTTCCGTAAAAATATGTATGAGGAG GAGATCAATGAGACCAGAAGGAAGCATGAAACTCGCTTGGTAGAGGTGGATTCTGGACGTCAGATTGAGTATGAGTACAAGCTCGCTCAGGCCCTTCATGAGATGCGAGAACAGCATGATGCCCAAGTGAAGCTGTACAAGGAGGAGCTGGAGCAGACTTACCATGCCAAA ctGGAAAATGCCAGACTGTCATCAGAGATGAATACTTCTACTGTCAACAGTGCCAGGGAAGAACTGATGGAAAGTCGTATGAGAATTGAGAGCCTTTCATCTCAGCTTTCTAATCTACAGAAAGAG TCTAGAGCATGTTTGGAGAGGATTCAAGAGCTGGAGGACTTGCTTGCTAAAGAAAGAGACAACTCTCGGCGCATGCTGTctgacaaggagagagagatggcGGAAATAAGGGATCAGATGCAGCAACAGTTGAACGATTATGAACAACTTCTTGATGTAAAGTTAGCCCTGGACATGGAAATCAGTGCTTACAGGAAGCTCTTAGAGGGCGAAGAGGAGAG ATTGAAACTCTCTCCAAGCCCTTCGTCTCGTGTGACAGTATCCCGAGCATCCTCAAGTCGGAGTGTTCGCACAactagaggaaagaggaagagagttgATGTGGAAGAGTCAGAGGCCAGCAGTAGCGTTAGCATCTCTCACTCTGCTTCAGCCACTGGGAATGTCTGCATTGAAGAGATAGATGTTGATGGGAAATTTATACGCTTGAAGAACACTTCTGAACAG GATCAGCCAATGGGAGGCTGGGAAATGATCAGAAAAATTGGAGATACATCAGTCAGTTACAAATATACCTCAAGATatgtgctgaaggcaggccagaCTGTTACA atcTGGGCTGCAAATGCTGGTGTTACAGCCAGTCCTCCCACTGACCTCATCTGGAAGAACCAGAACTCTTGGGGCACTGGCGAAGATGTGAAGGTTATATTGAAAAATTCTCAGGGAGAG GAGGTTGCTCAGAGAAGTACAGTCTTTAAAACAACCATAcctgaagaagaagaggaggaggaagaagcaccTGAAGTGGTTGTAGAGGAAGAGCTTTTCCACCAGCAG GGAACCCCAAGAGCATCCAATAGAAGCTGTGCAATTATGTAA
- the LOC118350214 gene encoding 60S ribosomal protein L39-like, whose amino-acid sequence MSSHKTFRIKRFLAKKQKQNRPILQWIQMKTGNKIRYNSKRRHWRRTKLGL is encoded by the coding sequence ATGTCCTCTCACAAGACTTTCAGAATCAAGCGattcctggccaagaaacaaaagcagaatcgtCCCATTCTCCAGTGGATTCagatgaaaactggtaataaaatcagATACAACTCCAAAAGGAGGCACTGGAGAAGAACCAAGCTGGGTCTATGA